A region from the Aphis gossypii isolate Hap1 chromosome 1, ASM2018417v2, whole genome shotgun sequence genome encodes:
- the LOC114125233 gene encoding lipid storage droplets surface-binding protein 1 isoform X2 codes for MVKSPTMTAASKHDLPHFVAINRIMKLPVVSSGVNKVTYVYVKVKMSNRVIGYSLESAEKTVLSVVDMTVPLVIKFEDPINRIDDIMCKSLDVVEQNIPMVTYTPEEIYFTTKTYVKAKVEPVLKRADSVKQLTMLDDALSVADKYVDKYLPDKDPGEDVADKPSTETSSQAVKTIRHVNHFSRKLQRRLTRRTIAEAKLLKKQGYDTVQCFVYFADLLAKDPKAFSEKMKAIWKHLSEDEPENQKPPENIEQLIEMLSREGARRFVHVTNFLAKNVSMGPTYLGNAFTYATQEAANLADQIIKYAHLENAKGTIVKFTNEQLAKYKTFIEDLRKMILEYLSSASSKVNDSKKKETEKDNKNTVAVANVKPPKANKANTAPAPSQTTTVANVTTNGKS; via the exons ATGGTAAAATCACCAACAATGACGGCTGCGAGTAAACATGATTTGCCTCACTTTGTGGCCATTAACAGGATTATGAAATTACCGGTGGTATCATCAGGTGTCAACAAAGTGACATACGTTTATGTAAAAGTTAAG ATGTCAAATAGAGTGATTGGATACAGCTTGGAAAGCGCAGAAAAGACCGTTTTGAGTGTAGTGGACATGACTGTTCCATTAGTAATCAAATTTGAAGATCCGATTAATAGAATTGACGATATTATGTGTAAGTCATTGGATGTCGTCGAGCAAAATATACCAATGGTCACTTACACTCCAGAAGAG atttatttcacAACCAAGACCTATGTCAAAGCCAAAGTCGAGCCGGTTCTAAAACGCGCTGACTCCGTAAAGCAGCTCACTATGTTAGACGACGCATTGAGCGTGGCTGATAAATACGTGGACAAATACTTGCCAGATAAGGATCCAGGCGAAGACGTCGCCGATAAACCGA GTACAGAAACGTCTAGTCAGGCAGTGAAGACCATAAGACACGTCAACCATTTTTCCAGAAAATTGCAAAGGCGCTTGACACGTAGAACGATTGCCGAGGCTAAGCTGCTCAAAAAACAGGGATATGATACCGTTCAATGCTTCGTGTATTTTGCAGATCTC TTGGCCAAAGATCCTAAAGCGTTTTCGGAAAAAATGAAAGCCATATGGAAACACCTTAGCGAGGATGAACCAGAAAATCAAAAGCCACCGGAAAACATTGAACAGCTCATCGAAATGTTATCGAGGGAGGGAGCTAGGCGTTTCGTGCACGTGACAAACTTTTTGGCCAAAAACGTCAGTATGGGACCTACATATTTGGGAAATGCATTCACCTACGCTACCCAGGAGGCTGCCAACTTGGCGGACCAAATTATAAAG tacgcCCATTTGGAAAATGCAAAAGGTACAATTGTGAAATTTACCAATGAGCAGTTGGCCAAGTATAAGACATTTATTGAAGATCTAAGGAAAATGATATTG gaGTATTTATCGTCAGCATCTTCAAAAGTAAATGATTCTAAAAAGAAAGAAACTGAAAAAGACAATAAAAACACCGTTGCGGTTGCAAACGTCAAACCTCCAAAAGCCAATAAGGCGAATACTGCACCTGCACCATCCCAAACTACAACTGTTGCCAATGTAACGACCAACggaaaatcttaa
- the LOC114125233 gene encoding lipid storage droplets surface-binding protein 1 isoform X1 — protein sequence MVKSPTMTAASKHDLPHFVAINRIMKLPVVSSGVNKVTYVYVKVKMSNRVIGYSLESAEKTVLSVVDMTVPLVIKFEDPINRIDDIMCKSLDVVEQNIPMVTYTPEEIYFTTKTYVKAKVEPVLKRADSVKQLTMLDDALSVADKYVDKYLPDKDPGEDVADKPIPIYIQFRQYIELLLPTAGTETSSQAVKTIRHVNHFSRKLQRRLTRRTIAEAKLLKKQGYDTVQCFVYFADLLAKDPKAFSEKMKAIWKHLSEDEPENQKPPENIEQLIEMLSREGARRFVHVTNFLAKNVSMGPTYLGNAFTYATQEAANLADQIIKYAHLENAKGTIVKFTNEQLAKYKTFIEDLRKMILEYLSSASSKVNDSKKKETEKDNKNTVAVANVKPPKANKANTAPAPSQTTTVANVTTNGKS from the exons ATGGTAAAATCACCAACAATGACGGCTGCGAGTAAACATGATTTGCCTCACTTTGTGGCCATTAACAGGATTATGAAATTACCGGTGGTATCATCAGGTGTCAACAAAGTGACATACGTTTATGTAAAAGTTAAG ATGTCAAATAGAGTGATTGGATACAGCTTGGAAAGCGCAGAAAAGACCGTTTTGAGTGTAGTGGACATGACTGTTCCATTAGTAATCAAATTTGAAGATCCGATTAATAGAATTGACGATATTATGTGTAAGTCATTGGATGTCGTCGAGCAAAATATACCAATGGTCACTTACACTCCAGAAGAG atttatttcacAACCAAGACCTATGTCAAAGCCAAAGTCGAGCCGGTTCTAAAACGCGCTGACTCCGTAAAGCAGCTCACTATGTTAGACGACGCATTGAGCGTGGCTGATAAATACGTGGACAAATACTTGCCAGATAAGGATCCAGGCGAAGACGTCGCCGATAAACCGA tcccGATTTATATCCAATTTCGGCAATATATTGAGTTGTTGTTGCCTACTGCAGGTACAGAAACGTCTAGTCAGGCAGTGAAGACCATAAGACACGTCAACCATTTTTCCAGAAAATTGCAAAGGCGCTTGACACGTAGAACGATTGCCGAGGCTAAGCTGCTCAAAAAACAGGGATATGATACCGTTCAATGCTTCGTGTATTTTGCAGATCTC TTGGCCAAAGATCCTAAAGCGTTTTCGGAAAAAATGAAAGCCATATGGAAACACCTTAGCGAGGATGAACCAGAAAATCAAAAGCCACCGGAAAACATTGAACAGCTCATCGAAATGTTATCGAGGGAGGGAGCTAGGCGTTTCGTGCACGTGACAAACTTTTTGGCCAAAAACGTCAGTATGGGACCTACATATTTGGGAAATGCATTCACCTACGCTACCCAGGAGGCTGCCAACTTGGCGGACCAAATTATAAAG tacgcCCATTTGGAAAATGCAAAAGGTACAATTGTGAAATTTACCAATGAGCAGTTGGCCAAGTATAAGACATTTATTGAAGATCTAAGGAAAATGATATTG gaGTATTTATCGTCAGCATCTTCAAAAGTAAATGATTCTAAAAAGAAAGAAACTGAAAAAGACAATAAAAACACCGTTGCGGTTGCAAACGTCAAACCTCCAAAAGCCAATAAGGCGAATACTGCACCTGCACCATCCCAAACTACAACTGTTGCCAATGTAACGACCAACggaaaatcttaa
- the LOC114125227 gene encoding homeobox protein 5-like isoform X1 encodes MNFETPNRNSAAARVCDARFAWLMLIAVVAECTGSERTVLQLSNYSSGYYPQHFVLIDPWVSPSLKNTNLAVYKKNNDKSEKSIGGIKEVDAEKHNKGKLFNEKKSTKYNEEKGDDEKYNDKGGNAGEIHTHGGKKKKISYKKGDKEKKFKTKKGFRDKYHKNEKHKVNEYWDNYETYGTFKKFGKKGDKKLLGNKKIKKNKTKKGGQSNKQNHNKGETKHKSGKKGEIGHNEEKHSDTHYNHKSKYHKEKNSKKNHTKNT; translated from the exons ATGAACTTCGAAACACCGAACCGAAACTCCGCCGCCGCGCGCGTGTGTGACGCTCGTTTCGCATGG CTAATGTTAATAGCGGTGGTCGCGGAGTGTACCGGCTCGGAACGCACTGTACTGCAACTATCCAATTATTCTAGTGGATATTACCCGCAACATTTCGTTCTCATCGACCCTTGGGTGTCGCCGTCGTTGAAAA ATACAAATTTAGCTGtttacaagaaaaataatgataaatcagAAAAATCAATTGGAGGTATAAAAGAAGTTGATGCAGAAAAACACAACAAGGGTAAActctttaatgaaaaaaaatcaacaaaatacaatgaaGAAAAGGGAGacgatgaaaaatataatgacaaaGGAGGCAATGCTGGAGAGATACATACACATGGaggtaaaaagaaaaaaatatcatacaaaaagGGCGACaaagaaaagaaatttaaaactaaaaaa GGTTTTCGAGATAAGTatcacaaaaatgaaaaacacaaAGTTAATGAATACTGGGACAATTATGAAACGTATGGAACGTTTAAAAAGTTTGGAAAAAAGGGAGACAAAAAGTTATTAGGCAATAagaaaatcaagaaaaataaaaccaaaaaa gGAGGTCaatcaaacaaacaaaacCATAATAAAGGTGAAACAAAACATAAGTCTGGAAAAAAAGGAGAAATTGGACATAATGAGGAAAAACATAGTGACACTCACTATAATCACAAGTCTAAATatcacaaagaaaaaaattctaaaaaaaaccatacaaaaaatacataa
- the LOC114125227 gene encoding homeobox protein 5-like isoform X2: protein MLIAVVAECTGSERTVLQLSNYSSGYYPQHFVLIDPWVSPSLKNTNLAVYKKNNDKSEKSIGGIKEVDAEKHNKGKLFNEKKSTKYNEEKGDDEKYNDKGGNAGEIHTHGGKKKKISYKKGDKEKKFKTKKGFRDKYHKNEKHKVNEYWDNYETYGTFKKFGKKGDKKLLGNKKIKKNKTKKGGQSNKQNHNKGETKHKSGKKGEIGHNEEKHSDTHYNHKSKYHKEKNSKKNHTKNT, encoded by the exons ATGTTAATAGCGGTGGTCGCGGAGTGTACCGGCTCGGAACGCACTGTACTGCAACTATCCAATTATTCTAGTGGATATTACCCGCAACATTTCGTTCTCATCGACCCTTGGGTGTCGCCGTCGTTGAAAA ATACAAATTTAGCTGtttacaagaaaaataatgataaatcagAAAAATCAATTGGAGGTATAAAAGAAGTTGATGCAGAAAAACACAACAAGGGTAAActctttaatgaaaaaaaatcaacaaaatacaatgaaGAAAAGGGAGacgatgaaaaatataatgacaaaGGAGGCAATGCTGGAGAGATACATACACATGGaggtaaaaagaaaaaaatatcatacaaaaagGGCGACaaagaaaagaaatttaaaactaaaaaa GGTTTTCGAGATAAGTatcacaaaaatgaaaaacacaaAGTTAATGAATACTGGGACAATTATGAAACGTATGGAACGTTTAAAAAGTTTGGAAAAAAGGGAGACAAAAAGTTATTAGGCAATAagaaaatcaagaaaaataaaaccaaaaaa gGAGGTCaatcaaacaaacaaaacCATAATAAAGGTGAAACAAAACATAAGTCTGGAAAAAAAGGAGAAATTGGACATAATGAGGAAAAACATAGTGACACTCACTATAATCACAAGTCTAAATatcacaaagaaaaaaattctaaaaaaaaccatacaaaaaatacataa
- the LOC126549248 gene encoding tigger transposable element-derived protein 6-like, whose protein sequence is MEKKRKLNVLSISDKVRLIQLVEKGDRKKCEIANEFNIPPNTLSSIIKQKEKIMKFNCGNMKKMRMTPYLDIDKCLLKWFTQCRDKNIPLSGTILLEKANEYAQQLGHTNFKASSGWLTNWKKRHDVVFRTVCGEKASVDTHCCSNWIKNLPDVLAGYSSNDIFNVDETGLFFKCLPDKTLMLKGKECSGGKYGKERITIMIGSNMSGTEKLKLFVIGKAKKPRCFKGIKSLPVDYRSNKKAWMTSSLFSEWLLNFDKKMKIENRKVLLFIDNCTAHNHDVELSSIKVHFLPPNTTSILQPMDQGVIQNFKMFYRKEIIRRLVDNIDNNESFSINILEAIRMSDKAWRSVTPQTILNCFIKAGFKDGDIIALDNSTTISDDKWNFVADHLNLEDKNFSHYVEIDNNIHVCGTWTDNEILSETIENTSESEDEPQKEEEVIFTQVTIQQAKDALKTLRHFVETTTGMDDTAFSALNNLEDVVAEKSNIKQTLMTDFFKKK, encoded by the coding sequence ATGGAAAAGAAGCgtaaattaaatgttcttTCAATTTCGGATAAAGTTCGTTTAATACAGTTAGTTGAAAAGGGTGACcgtaaaaaatgtgaaatcgCCAATGAATTCAATATTCCACCAAATACATTGTCGTCAATTATTAAACAGAAAGAGAAAATAATGAAGTTCAATTGtggaaatatgaaaaaaatgaggATGACCCCTTATTTGGACATTGATAAATGTTTGCTAAAATGGTTTACTCAGTGTCGAGATAAAAACATACCATTAAGTGGAACAATTTTACTTGAAAAAGCAAACGAATATGCACAACAACTAGGACACACTAATTTTAAAGCTAGTAGTGGATGGCTtacaaattggaaaaaaagacACGATGTAGTTTTTCGAACTGTTTGTGGAGAAAAAGCTTCAGTAGACACACATTGTTGTTCAAATTGGATTAAAAATCTTCCTGATGTCTTAGCAGGTTATTCttctaatgatatttttaatgtcgATGAAACGggcttatttttcaaatgcttACCAGATAAAACATTAATGTTAAAAGGTAAAGAATGTTCGGGTGGAAAATACGGTAAAGAGCGCATTACAATTATGATAGGATCAAATATGTCTGGAactgaaaaactaaaattatttgtcattGGTAAAGCAAAGAAGCCTAGGTGTTTTAAAGGAATTAAATCTTTACCAGTTGACTATAGGTCAAATAAAAAGGCTTGGATGACTTCGTCATTATTTAGTGAATggcttttaaattttgataaaaaaatgaaaatagaaaatcGAAAAGTTCTACTATTCATAGATAATTGTACAGCTCATAATCACGATGTTGAATTAAGTTCCattaaagtacattttttaccaCCTAATACAACATCTATACTTCAGCCTATGGACCAAGGCGTTATAcagaatttcaaaatgttttatagaaaAGAAATAATCAGACGGTTAGTCGATAATATCGATAACAACGaatcattttctataaatatacttgaagCTATAAGAATGTCTGATAAGGCTTGGAGAAGTGTAACACCACAGACTATATTGAATTGCTTCATAAAAGCCGGTTTTAAAGACGGTGATATAATTGCATTAGATAACTCAACTACTATTTCTGATGATAAATGGAATTTTGTTGCTGATCATCTTAATTTAGAAGACAAAAATTTTTCACATTATGTGgaaatagacaataatattcacGTATGTGGAACATGGACAGATAACGAAATTTTATCAGAAACCATCGAAAATACCAGCGAGAGTGAAGACGAACCACAAAAGGAGGAGGAAGTCATTTTTACCCAAGTAACAATTCAACAAGCTAAAGATGCTTTAAAAACACTAAGACATTTTGTTGAGACTACTACAGGTATGGATGATACAGCTTTTTctgcattaaataatttggaaGACGTCGTGGcagaaaaaagtaatattaagcAAACTTTAATgacagatttttttaaaaaaaaataa
- the LOC114125227 gene encoding homeobox protein 5-like isoform X3 — MAVVAECTGSERTVLQLSNYSSGYYPQHFVLIDPWVSPSLKNTNLAVYKKNNDKSEKSIGGIKEVDAEKHNKGKLFNEKKSTKYNEEKGDDEKYNDKGGNAGEIHTHGGKKKKISYKKGDKEKKFKTKKGFRDKYHKNEKHKVNEYWDNYETYGTFKKFGKKGDKKLLGNKKIKKNKTKKGGQSNKQNHNKGETKHKSGKKGEIGHNEEKHSDTHYNHKSKYHKEKNSKKNHTKNT; from the exons ATGG CGGTGGTCGCGGAGTGTACCGGCTCGGAACGCACTGTACTGCAACTATCCAATTATTCTAGTGGATATTACCCGCAACATTTCGTTCTCATCGACCCTTGGGTGTCGCCGTCGTTGAAAA ATACAAATTTAGCTGtttacaagaaaaataatgataaatcagAAAAATCAATTGGAGGTATAAAAGAAGTTGATGCAGAAAAACACAACAAGGGTAAActctttaatgaaaaaaaatcaacaaaatacaatgaaGAAAAGGGAGacgatgaaaaatataatgacaaaGGAGGCAATGCTGGAGAGATACATACACATGGaggtaaaaagaaaaaaatatcatacaaaaagGGCGACaaagaaaagaaatttaaaactaaaaaa GGTTTTCGAGATAAGTatcacaaaaatgaaaaacacaaAGTTAATGAATACTGGGACAATTATGAAACGTATGGAACGTTTAAAAAGTTTGGAAAAAAGGGAGACAAAAAGTTATTAGGCAATAagaaaatcaagaaaaataaaaccaaaaaa gGAGGTCaatcaaacaaacaaaacCATAATAAAGGTGAAACAAAACATAAGTCTGGAAAAAAAGGAGAAATTGGACATAATGAGGAAAAACATAGTGACACTCACTATAATCACAAGTCTAAATatcacaaagaaaaaaattctaaaaaaaaccatacaaaaaatacataa
- the LOC114125243 gene encoding ribosomal RNA processing protein 36 homolog: MKKSMTPNDIEDHDIIGRKMSCMVCKDLASGGSYEKCSYKSDPISDEYFKEPEEVNQFKLNRFKRRVLQGRKRKRPESGEEVEDYEYDNVNAQESEEDPEYVQNADAVADYDSEDPENYETAENESEEYRLPPLPIKSSTCRKVMKRGNVCNVCQDNLTNRQYEQCEYEEDPKKNAYEYSTHNVYGKPRYKRQLDSDRTYDDYFKKLFPELGSKRKSSIATKFSSKDGDFGFLDNGQIGFKKTKSLLLGDKDLSIDFDSGEESPVNKMLGDFRNKDRSNCKKSLKDKMTCYKCKDDKGSETEECMYITDSAPKDRKQSYHETKKFNTSPELLKSITNADKSNENSKQQQPASSSLTHVYAPLFGSSYEPTAEYSHIQPRYKNRNYRLRRKPVTENHAESTEDDDLSEAQSVEDYDYADDPSSKQVSRHDLPDVDPFGPEGAYSEETVPVYDPTLRTWLPRYMVIKSSEEAMVDAELGFD, from the coding sequence atgaaaaaatctaTGACACCAAATGATATTGAGGATCATGACATTATAGGAAGAAAAATGTCGTGTATGGTGTGCAAAGATTTAGCTTCAGGTGGttcatatgaaaaatgttcatataagTCAGACCCCATATctgatgaatattttaaagaaccaGAAGaagtaaatcaatttaaactaAACAGATTCAAACGCAGGGTTTTACAAGGAAGAAAACGAAAGCGACCTGAAAGTGGTGAAGAAGTAGAGGACTATGAATACGACAATGTCAATGCTCAAGAGTCCGAAGAAGATCCTGAGTATGTTCAAAATGCAGATGCCGTAGCCGATTACGACAGTGAAGATCCAGAGAATTACGAAACGGCTGAAAACGAAAGTGAAGAATATAGATTGCCTCCATTACCGATAAAATCTTCTACTTGTCGTAAAGTAATGAAAAGGGGAAACGTATGTAATGTATGCCAAGATAATCTGACAAATAGACAGTATGAACAATGCGAATATGAAGAAGATCCAAAAAAGAACGCTTATGAGTATTCCACACATAATGTATATGGTAAACCAAGGTATAAAAGACAATTAGACAGTGACCGAACATACGATGATTACTTCAAGAAGCTATTCCCGGAACTTGGCTCAAAGCGGAAGAGTAGCATTGCTACTAAGTTTTCGTCAAAAGATGGAGACTTTGGATTTTTAGATAACGGGCAAAtcggttttaaaaaaactaaatcttTGTTGCTCGGTGATAAAGATTTATCGATTGATTTCGACTCAGGGGAAGAAAGTCCAGTGAACAAGATGTTGGGTGATTTCCGTAATAAAGATCGTTCGAACTGTAAGAAATCGCTTAAAGATAAGATGACGTGTTACAAGTGTAAGGACGATAAGGGTTCGGAGACGGAGGAATGCATGTATATTACAGATAGCGCTCCAAAAGATAGGAAACAGTCCTATcacgaaacaaaaaaattcaacaccaGCCCAGAGTTGTTAAAATCTATTACAAATGCGGACAAGTCGAATGAGAATAGTAAACAACAGCAGCCAGCTTCGTCGTCGTTGACGCACGTCTATGCTCCATTGTTTGGTTCCAGTTACGAGCCTACAGCAGAGTACTCGCATATTCAGCCGCGGTATAAGAACAGAAATTACAGACTTCGCAGAAAACCGGTGACTGAGAATCACGCAGAGTCCACTGAAGATGATGATCTGTCAGAGGCTCAAAGTGTGGAGGATTACGATTATGCGGACGATCCTAGTAGCAAACAGGTTTCAAGACACGACTTGCCTGACGTAGATCCGTTTGGACCTGAAGGAGCGTATAGCGAGGAAACAGTGCCGGTTTATGATCCAACATTAAGAACTTGGTTACCAAGATATATGGTAATCAAGTCTTCTGAAGAAGCAATGGTTGACGCAGAACTAGGATTCGATTAA